The Engystomops pustulosus chromosome 1, aEngPut4.maternal, whole genome shotgun sequence genome has a window encoding:
- the LOC140071085 gene encoding alcohol dehydrogenase 1-like gives MDTAGKVIKCKAAVLWEPGQPFKIEEIEVAPPKAHEVRVKIIATGICRSDDHVVEGLIKDNKYPVILGHEGAGIVESIGEGVTTVKPGDKVIPLFLPICGECRGCVEPKSNFCYKSDIGRKTGLMSDNTSRFTCNGKRIHHFINTSTFTEYTVVDEMSVAKIHDDAPLEKVCMIGCGFSTGYGSAVNVAKVEPGSTCAVFGLGGIGLSVIIGCKVAGASKIIAIDVNNKKFEKAKEFGATECVNPKDYENPIHEVIQKMTNGGVHYSFECIGNTNIMVSALLSSHVSCGTAVIVGVAPSVSTLSFAPMLLLTGRTIKGALFGGFKSKECVPQLVSDLIAEKFKVDGLISHNLPFNEINKGFEMLRNGESIRTVLKF, from the exons GTTATTAAATGCAAAGCTGCAGTCTTGTGGGAACCGGGTCAACCATTCAAAATTGAAGAGATTGAAGTTGCCCCACCAAAGGCTCATGAAGTTCGAGTAAAG ATCATCGCTACTGGAATATGTCGATCTGATGACCATGTAGTGGAAGGATTAATAAAAGACAATAAATATCCAGTGATTTTAGGTCATGAAGGAGCTGGCATAGTAGAGAGTATTGGGGAAGGAGTAACTACTGTCAAGCCAG GTGATAAAGTAATACCACTGTTTCTTCCCATATGTGGAGAATGCAGAGGCTGCGTTGAACCTAAGAGCAACTTTTGTTACAAATCTGA CATTGGCAGGAAAACTGGTCTGATGTCAGATAACACCAGTAGATTTACCTGTAATGGGAAACGGATTCACCATTTCATCAACACAAGTACCTTCACTGAATATACTGTAGTGGATGAAATGAGTGTGGCCAAGATACATGATGATGCACCGCTGGAGAAAGTATGCATGATCGGATGTGGCTTTTCCACAGGATATGGATCCGCGGTTAATGTGGCCAAG GTTGAACCTGGCTCCACATGTGCTGTCTTTGGCTTGGGTGGCATTGGTCTTTCAGTGATTATAGGATGCAAAGTAGCAGGAGCTTCTAAAATTATTGCAATTGATGTAAACAACAAAAAGTTTGAAAAAGCTAAAGAGTTTGGAGCCACAGAATGTGTGAACCCAAAAGACTATGAAAATCCCATTCATGAAGTAATACAGAAGATGACTAATGGTGGAGTTCATTACTCTTTTGAATGCATTGGAAACACTAATATCATG GTTTCTGCATTATTGTCCAGCCACGTCAGCTGTGGCACTGCTGTTATAGTTGGAGTAGCTCCTTCAGTATCTACACTCTCATTTGCACCAATGTTGCTTCTCACTGGACGAACTATAAAAGGAGCTTTATTTGGAG GCTTTAAAAGCAAAGAATGTGTTCCTCAATTGGTATCAGATTTGATTGCTGAGAAGTTCAAAGTGGATGGTTTGATATCACACAATTTGCCATTCAATGAAATTAATAAAGGATTTGAAATGTTGCGGAATGGTGAAAG CATACGTACAGTGTTGAAGTTCTGA